The Phyllopteryx taeniolatus isolate TA_2022b chromosome 13, UOR_Ptae_1.2, whole genome shotgun sequence nucleotide sequence ACTTGAGTGTGCTAGATTTCCAAAGCCCCTTTTGAAACACATGAATGTTTCTAATTCTCGGTTTTCTTGTGATATGATTTTGAGAATTATACCTGTAATTCCCAGTTTGACACATCCTGATGCTGCtccaaaaatctttatttttttttttattgcaattttgtaatttttgtgagTGGTGACCATGTATTTCCCTTTAACCCACAGGTACAATGGCTCCTTGCCCAATGGGGATCGCGGTAGACGAAAAAGCAGATTTGCGCTATACAAGAGGACCAAAGCCAATGGTGTTAAGCCGAGCGCCGTGCACATCCTCAACACACCCCAAGACAGCAAGGTACATACACAATTGACATTTAGGACAGCACTATTACCCGTCTGTGTTTTGATTGAACAAACATGTCTGCTTCAGTAGTCCAAAGTGTAGGCACTTTGTTTTATCAATGACCTCAGTGTTGAATGAGCATTAACGTTTATTGTTTTCCTTGTTGACATTTCCAGTCCAATAACATTTGTTCTTTGTAAGGCCTCAAAGTTTACTTGGCTTTGCACCTAAGAGGCTGCCAGAAAGCGCCTGGTCCAGTAGAACACGTTTGCCTTCCTGCATTCCTGTCTTTGGTCTCTGAGCAATACTGCTAAAACCGCCCTGCACCCACTGAGGGCCCATAGTTTGTTGGTAGTTCTGCTCCCTGGCCGAAGGCCCATGGGCTCATGTTACTCTCACCATGTGGAACTCGACTCTTGATGCCTGTAGGTGTTTCAATGCAGAGAATCCACCTCTGTGATACTGTAGTGTTCTATAAAATATACATGCAAATATCCTTTCTGTTCTGCCAGTTACAGTGAAACTGCAAATTTAAAGGGAAATCCATTTGCTGACACCATTTGTtcaaatttccccaaaatgtttccgtaggaaataatcattgccatcataaaacctttatgtattgtacaggaaatgttttgagTCACATTTTAACGTCCAGAACTGTAGTTATACAGTTTAAAAAGTAATACAAGTACCAAGAGAAGTTACGAAACGAAAATCAAATACAGCTAGGGACCTTGACAAACGTGTCACGGAGAAGGGACGGCAAAGTTTTTGCTGATTGCTACTGTCACATAATGGCTTTATCTGTATTTCTGAAATATGTTGAGCCTTGCAATATTACGTACGTCACGTCACCGTTCTCCCCGGGTCGTCGGGTAAGTTGACCACCTGTCTTATATTTTTacttgattgtacattcccaaaaaatagaatatcaaTCTGGTAACATTTCGTGTTTGGCAATAGTCCATCATGAATAAGCCATGCTAGCAATGTGGCTGCTGTGCACGTGTGTTCGTGAGCTGGGGGGCGTTTCTTTGGGCGGACGCACAAGAGGGCAGGccacattcaaatcttgctagaaGTTTGAAAACAGCTTGCTCTACCTTATTAAATTGTATCTTGcatgatgatggtttgaacttCTGGGATATTCAACTTTGGAGGTAGCGCTGTAGTTGGCATGTTGCTTTTACAATAGAAAGAACAGTTTACTAATTTAATTACTTTCATTGTCTCCTACTGCCACACACGCTGTTATTAACTATCAAGCTCGGGATCAGTAGGGCGAACTCGGGAAGAAGTGGTCCCAGTTGACTGACCCTCGGTTCTCAACTGTGCACCTACAGGTTGAAAATAGCCTGAAGATAACGAGGAGCGTGCTAAACTTAATTTAAGGGAAGCCTAACTTGAGAGGAGAGAAAAGCTGCCCAATGTCAgccatagtgtgtgtgtgtgtagcttttCCACAACACTTCCACGGGCCACTGTCATTGTGACAGTCACACTGTTGAAATTTTAAGAAATTTCCATGATGCCAACCTCCAAATGCAGTCCTGTTCTCACTGTCATATTATCCCCCTGCTTTGAGGCCCATGGCTGCCGGGTGTTCCCCCGTTATATTATCATCATTCGCAGCCCCGCTAAAGTGCAGATTTTTTAAAcgattgttttatgtttttacattgtacctccaagtctgaatttagaatTGCGTGGCTACAATGCAGTGCCACGTTGTGcaatctatggtgttttgcattatatgttaacattaagctagcaaaCTTTAGTTACATGGAATGATATAGTTTGGTTGAATAGTTTGGcgtttaaatatccatccaatttcaacaccgcttatcccggttagtgtcacggggcgctggagcctatcccagctgacttcgggcgaaaggcggactaaaccctgaactggtcgccagtcggtcGCAGGgcgcaaccattcgcaccgtcactgagtggggactgaacccacgctgcccgcaccaaagtcaggcgagtggaccgcTACTCCATCAGACAAACAACTTGAAGCTCGCACGctttgccttttattttgagTAGAGGTTGCATGATTTCAGATTGTCTTAATTCGACACCTCACTTGTCTACCTCGACTAGTCGCTGATTTGTTTTCAGTAgtgcaataataaaataaccaaTATTCCAAACTAGTATATTCACAGACAATTTTACGCAGAACATACACGTGAGAAGACACAAGTGTATCGACGTCGGCAGGATGAAGGCTTGTAGTAGTAGCCTGGGTcgaaaagttatttaaaatcCTGCTGAGCctggctttttttattttatttgaacctTTATTGGTTCTCCCTCACTTACCAAAGCAGCACATTCAGAAATAGAAACCGATGTAAATGAATTGTGACGTAGTCATTTTATTTGGCGCACTCATCTGTTATTGCAAGTGACTCTgcttcctgcttcctcctcgaCCTCACACTTTTCACATCATTGCGGACTAGTGAAGTCGACAAATCGACTAGTCTGTACGACTTTAAAACATTAGTTTTAATATGCTTATATGTTCAAAGCGTTTGGATgggctaaaacaataaaaaaaatagtttatatggtctcgctctctcttttctTGTATGGCCTGTATTTTAGCCTATTGCGGGTAGGCCTGGAATGTAACCCTCGCGGATAAACGTGGGTTCACTGCAGtgcttttccttttcctttttgttttttgccgtTGAAGAAGTGGAGCAACATTTGTTTGTGCAGTAAGCCTGCATGTGATGACAGTTGTCCCTAACCCAAAAGCAGTGGCATCGTTGACCCACTTTCTCCCTCCTTTTCTCTTGCACGTGACGAAGGGAGGAGgttggtggtgggggtgggttTCTTTTGGGGGAGTGGAATTTTCAGATTAGAGAGGCATGTGGTAAAGTGTCTGTGGGAGCTGAGCGGCTCTAACTTGATTTGAGCCAGTCCGGTGTGTCGGCGAGCTGGTGCTAACTGAGGCCAGTGGGAAGTGTTACCTTGCAGACGCAGACCTTTTGATGTCATGAACAGAACTCCATGTTAAGGCACATTGGATGATTGGTCCCTTAAATCTGTAATTAGACCTGAGAAAATGCAGTGGTTGCGAAAGTCTTTTGCTTAAGTTCCTTCTTTGCAAACCTCTGGTACACAAGCATGCATGCTTAGTTCCTTACTCTTACAATGAACACACCTCTTTGCTTTTAGCATGAATTAAAAAGCTGCTTTCTTCTTCAATTTCAGGCTGTCAACTCCAAAGGCCAGCACAGCATCTCCTACACGCTGTCCCGCAACCAGACCGTGGTGGTGGAGTACAGCTATGATAAAGACACAGACATGTTTCAGGTAAGAATACTCTTGTGTGTGAAGTATCTTTTGTTGACTTTGCATCTTCAGTGTAAAGTGACTGAATGAGGACCAAGGGAATCATAGCTCTGTATGAGTTTGGACACATTTTAGTTCTTTTCAAattacaactgttttttttttaacagtgttaTTTCATTTGAGAAGTTCCTATCAGCTTCTACGACAAGTGTTGCCCGAAATGCTTGCTATGAACAAAAGTTAATCTctgcctttttgttgttgttgctcacTACACAGCAGCATGAATGTCttgcaaaagtgaaaaaattcATTCTTGCACCTCTACTACCACTAAAAGAAATCACCTGAAGATATTGTATTAGATGAGTGATTTGTGCCATTTGTGAACAATGTTCTTTTCCTCAAATAGATCGGCCGTTCCACTGAGAGTCCCATTGACTTTGTGGTGACAGACACCGTAGCGGGAGGCCAGGAGGGCGAGGAGACTCCCATCACACAGAGCACCATCTCACGTTTCGCCTGCCGGGTCGTATGCGAGCGCAACCCTCCCTACACCGCTCGGATCTACGCAGCCGGCTTTGACTCGTCCAAGAATATCTTCCTCGGGGTAATTACGAGTTACTGCGCATCTCGTAAGAGCACTGCATCGGTTCTTGTTATGGAGTATGCTTACCCATCAATGTGTTCTCATGAGGATTTAGTGGGAAAGTTGATGAAAAGTCTTTGTGTCGCTGTGCCTGCATGAGCAGTGTGTACATTCAAACCCCTGCAGTGAGCAGACTGCCTTGACAACACTGGTTTTGCctttgaaaaacaatatttctaCATAATTCAAAAGttgtatttgattaaaattctatttaaaaacaaaccttgTTGAAGTAATAAAGGGGATTTGTTTTCGTAAGTAACCCTGTGAGAACGAACAATTTCGAAGTTATTTGTACGTACGAGGCCAGTTCATCGCTTAACATCTTGATCCATGCCTGCGTTTCTCCCAGGAAAAAGCTGCAAAGTGGAAGAACCCTGATGGTCACATGGATGGTCTGACAACCAATGGCGTGCTGGTGATGCACCCCAAGGGCGGCTTCACGGAGGAATCCAAGCCCGGCGTATGGCGGGAGATTTCTGTGTGTGGGGATGTCTACACCCTGAGAGAGACCCGCTCCGCACAGACTCCAGGCAAACTGGTCAGTTGTTGCTCCACATGCACACGGGCTTGGGGATTGCCGTCGAAGCAACACAGGGGATGTCTATTTTATAAACTCAATAACATACCTTATTTCCTCAATGGCTCCGCTCTAATAGGGAGGTAACTGCAATGGCGTAAGAATGTCATCACTTTCAATAGCAATTAAAATAATCTGCATGGCAATACCACTATACTGCGGAAATCCATTTTGTAGTGATCGTTTTTTGTCAGGAtttgtacaatatacagtacttagtGTCATGCCCTCGTATCGGGGAAagtcaccgatgcacttttTGTTGAACATTCAAAGGAACGTAATGAGCCCTCTCTCCCATAGTTAACGCTCTGACCCTCATACACGGACTCCGCAACTGTCACACGCCAACCCCGCAAGGCCACGAGAAACATGCATGTGCGGTATCTACCACGCTGACACTACAATACATAGAGTATTTTCTATGCATTTTATGCTTCGTGTTCAAATAGGTATCGGAGGGGGTAAgactatatttaaaatgtgttctttttaaTATGGTCTCGCTATAACTGTAACCCAGATTTCCACCCGGTGTGGAACATATTCCCAGTGACAAATGGGGTTTCATTGCAATTCTGACTTCACGACCGCATTGTGTACAAGTCTGGGTTACGTAAGAACAGAACTGAGCGCAAACGAAACGGAAGACCGCCTGTATGAGGAATGCGATATAATGATCATAGAGTCACCAATCGCTTTTTTCATCTTTAGGTGGAGAATGAAAGTAATGTACTCCTGGACGGCTCGCTGGTGGACTTGTGCGGCGCGACCTTGCTGTGGCGCACTGCCGAGGGTCTCTTTCACACTCCCACCCAAAAGCATCTGGAGGCCCTCCGGCAGGAGATCAACGCGGCGCGGCCCCAGTGCCCCGTGGGTCTAAACACCCTCGCCTTCCCCAGCATGCAACGCAGCCGTGCCCTTTCCTGTCTGGAGGACAAGCAGCCTTGGGTTTACTTGGCATGTGGCCACGTTCACGGTTACCACAACTGGGGTCATCGCTCAGAGCAGGAGCCCAACACCCAGCGAGAGTGCCCCATGTGCCGGGTGGTCGGCCCCTACGTCCCACTGTGGCTGGGCTGCGAGCCCGCCTTCTACGTGGACACGGGCGCCCCCACTCACGCCTTTGTGCCGTGTGGACACGTGTGCTCGGAGAAGTCTGTTAAGTACTGGTCGGAGATCCCGCTGCCCCACGGCACCCATGCCTTCCATGCCGCGTGTCCCTTCTGTGCCACCCAGCTCAGCCTCGCTCAGGGCTGCTCCAAGCTCATTTTCCAGGGCCCCGTGGACTGAGCTGGTGGGGGAATTCTGCTCTTGGACAAGAGTGACAACATGCTGTGAAACTGTTGAGAATATTTTGTGTTCCTTTTTCCTCATGTTAGACCCTCTGCGGGAAGCTCAGGTGGAGATAGTTTGGATTCTAAAGGCTGTCTGGATGTTCTGCGAAGGCCAGGTTCCTTCTGCAACCAAATACTGTTTCAGCTTTTCTACCATACGACCGCTTAGAAGAAGAAACGCTCTAGCACGGGTGGGCCACACATGTTTTACAGTAGCTGGTGGATTTGATGCTTTAGGTAGAAGAAATAAATCGTTGCTTTTACGCTTTTAAACTTGATAACAATGAGCAGGTGTTGGCAAGACTGAAGCAGGTTGACTGTAGCTCCTGGTGATTAGAGAGGTTTTGAAGAGCCAGACAGCTGGACTGTTGGCTTGGAGAACCTGAGGTTCTGGCGCACCTCATGTGCTTCTCATTTGGAACTTAAACCTCTCAAGAGCATCTCCTTGCAGAGGTGGCTTTCATACGCGTCATCTACACGGTTAGAATTCAGTGCCTCTAATCCCATGAAGCAGTGGGAACATATTTCACAGGAGAGAGAAGGATATTTAGTTGAAGGCAAGAGGAGAGGTAGCTTTGCATACTGGTGTAAGGAAATGACAGCCCACAACGATCCAACTCGGCATTTGTATACTACAGAAGAGCTATTTTGCGACACGGGGGCCCTCGCGCTGTTTTCTAATGCAAATGTTAATATATTTTCCTGCATAAATAATGTGTGCGAGAACgttttgattgtgtgtgtgtgtgtgtgtgtgcgtgctggaCGCCGTGGGTGCCCTCGGGCTTTATTTTAAAGAAAGGCCCTGCATCATTTCACCTCAAAATCCTCCCTTATGATCTCTCAGCCCACCAGCCGAACGCTTGACGAGAACCTCGCAGGGCTTGACAATGATTGTACCGGATTACAACCTTTTGGTAGACGAGATAGATAAGACTTGAGACTGTATAGCAAGCATATGCATCACTGATAAGTGTCTCTCGGTCCCGCATGTGTACTGTACGCAGTCTGCGCTGTTGTTGGCTTCATCCTGCGCCAGCTTCAATCCAGCGACTGTAGCGCCAAGAAACCTGGGCATCGCCTCAGCGGCGTGCAGAGATTATACCAAATATAAGGAGGAGCTATTTTCTCTCCACACGCAAGAAGCAAAAGTGGTTCTGTAAACAATCCCTAAACCCGGAACCGCCGCTGCGGCGCAATGTTGACAGCTTTGGATTGCAGTCCCGTGCACCAGCTCCATGGGAATAATGATATTATCTCACATGATGccaaatgtgttcttttgtgtgCGCAGATGATTCAAAAACAAACTAGCGGATGAAGTGAAACTAAAAAATCGGGGGCAAAtctgtgtattttttggggtgatGATAGCTTAACAGACTGTGTccaaatgtggaaaatattggCAACTGCCTTGATTTTCCCTCCTTCACAAACAATGCCAAGCATTCAAAGTGTGAGTTGCTTCCAGTTGCTGCATTCAAGTTGGATGGCTGAGGTGTAAAGCCACCttgaattcacccaaaatgttcTCCTCTCCCAACTAAAACTTACTTTCAAAGTTGAAGCTCAGCTCAGAGGCGAAACGATGTCGTCACATTTGACATAGAAGGCGGTTGCGGGGTCAAGCACTACAGCGCGTACCGGGCAGTAGCATTCCTCACTGCACGTTGCTCCAACAAGAGCGCGTGTTCTCCAACAGCTGCCTGAAACATTCCTCCTTGGTAAACATGGGTGGGGCCCTTGCTTCACTCAAGGGCATGTTCAAGATTTCGTCTCCTACAGGAAGTGTGTACACAAGCCATAGGATGCACTGATACTTCTCCCAATgcgaagaaaaataaaatattttttaaaagtagccCGCATCAATGTCTTATTTCTCTTCTATTTTAGCACGGAGAACTCaaatttcacactttttttcaagaattctATCGACTGAATGAGTATTGTACTGCATGGCAACATGGTTACGCACACTTGCGTTCACGTTTCATCATTTTCCTCTTGTGTATTTCCTTGGGATCTTCATTGCCAAATGAATTTTTGGAGATAAGAGGCAGCGTTTTCTTGAAGTCCGTTTGAGTCACATTCCATGCTGTATCAGCTCTTTATCTCTCTTCTCAAGCTCATCTGAAAATTCACCAAAGAGGATTGGATGAGCTGCATTGCTTGGCGTCATTGCTACTTTGAGCCACAGGGGGGCACTGTTTCCTCAACAATGGACAACATGGGCACAGCTGAGAAACACCCTTTGGGTGGTTTGAATGACAAACTTAGCTCTGTTCACATCAGAAGAGAGCTGACTTGGCTAAATGATCATGTTTAAGGTTCCCAATTTTTCTAGCTTGTATTAACAGATATTTTACCAAATTAAATATGCTATTCTTGGATTGATTCTTATTGGAATTCTGGAAGGTGAGGGAACACTAACACAAATACATGGTTGTAtgtcgtccatccatccatccattttctgagccgcttctcctcactagggtcgcgggcgtgctggagcctatcccagctgtcatcggccaggaggcggggtacaccctgaactggttgccagccaatcgcagggcacatagaaactaacaaccattcgcactcacagtcatgcctacgggcaatttagagtctccaattaatgcatgtttttttgggatgtgggaggaaaccggagtgcccggagaaaacccacgcaggcacggggagaacatgcaaactccacacaggcggggattgaaccccgctcctccgaactgtgaggctgacgctctaaccagtcggccaccgtgccgccggttgtATGTCGTATTTTGGATAAATGTCGTAGCCTGCCATGGTGAATGTAGTGCACTTACAGTATCTAGTGCTTTCTCGACACCGGactgcccaaagcactttacaaagcatCACGTTCACGCAGagactcacactcacacacacacacacacacacaccagccccactgggagcaatttgTGTTACATTGTCTTGCCCAAGCGGACAGTCGGAATCGGGATTCCAACTACTGAGCCACTCGACCAATTGCGCCACAGTCGCCCGATGGGCAGCAGTatttagcacatctgtctcacagttccaAGCGGTGCCGGTCCAAGCCTTAATGGGCCCGACGTGTGATTTGGTTGTGGTTGGCCACTCACGCCGTGTCTGTGAAATGCAATGCTGAtgtttccaaacctttattCAGGCAAGGCACAAACTCACGGCACGCCATCGAACAAGAATGTACCAATAATGGATacacagggggggaaaaaacaaatgatgtagttgttctgcctgtcactatacataaCTGGCACAGATGAACGAAGGTACGTTGCAGAAAAAGTAATTCAATGCAAACCGCGTCAGTTCTGATGACGCCTGCCTTCCTCACTAACGTTCCTGCCGTAGGAGGAGTTCATATGTccgtaggtttttttttgtttgaatgacagacagacagaaggtGACACGGCATGCTAATTTCCACGTCTCTGTCTGTGACTCCCATTTGAAGTGGGCCACTGTCATGCAAATAAACTGGATTGATGCAACATTTCCCCCTTGATGATAGAAGCAAGGTTGACATGCTTTCGCGACGATAGCACGCGCAGCATCACCTTCATGAGGCCAATTAACCTCTCTCAGACTGCTTTACTTTATAGCGTGCCGTTGTATTACACTGACTCCAAAAAGGTGCTCGGGTTTGTGGCTGGCAACCTACTGCACCCATCTTGCAGCATCAAAGTATCCAAGGGGGAAGAGAAGCAGACATTTATGGAAGAAATGATGTTGTTAGTGCTCATGTATTCACTGTGGTTTCTACTTCGGAACAAGTCCTTTCACACACATAAAAGGAGCTCGATGTTCTGATGTGATAATTGCATACAAAATAGGACGAAGTGCTTGTTTCCGGTTCCTGTAGCAGGACACCGGTACAAAGCACCTGAACAAATGTCAAACATCTACAGTGTCTTCTGTTTTCCTTCAAGAGCGACCAAAGGTGCCAATCTCTGATGTTGAGGCTTCATTCACGcttacatatatcatatcataacgCTATCAATAAATCCTATAcaaaccccgattccaatgaagttgtaaaaagtcaatcaaaacagaataccatgctttgcaaatcattgagGTTGGACTATTTGCTGACGCAGTTCGCAAAGTGATAAGCGCCACGCCATCCTTGCCTGTGAACAACTGAGCTCCTTTTGTTTCCAATTCCGATGCTCACCTGTTACAGGTTttagcatttctcaactttgcCGGTGTGTTGTTGCCCGTCCCAGccttttgggaacatgttgcaaaaaaaaaacaataatgttcagaagtttgaacatgaactactctctttgtagtgcattcaattgaatatatgttgaaaatcattgtattctgttttgatttacgtTATTTATACACAATGTCCGAGCTCCATTGGAAATTGGGTTTGTTtagccatccgtccatccatgtTGTGTACCGCTTCAtcgtcacaagggtcgcggttgtgccggagcctatcccagctatcttcgggcgagaggcgggggtacaccctaaaccggtcgccagccaatcgcaaggcacatagaaacaaacaaccgttcgcgcacacaatcacacctacgggcaatttaaagtcgtcGATCAACCtagcctgcatgtttttgggatgcgggaggaaagcggagtgcccggagaaaagccccccacgcaggcccggggagaacatgcaaactccacacaggcggggccggggattgaacccgggtcctcagaaccgcgaggctgacgctctaaccggtcgtgcCGGCTTTGTACATATATGAGTGTATTTCACTTTAGTCCGAAGACATCGGCgataaagaaaacaatgttcaggttcaaaccatcatgtcatcaggCCGCAGcctgttttccaggtttggtcatgGGAcgttctataaaaaaaaaaaatgctttacattgTTATATTCTCACGTTTAAATTCTCAAGATTCGAATGATAATGCAGTAACATGCATTTTCTAACGTCAAATCATGCCCTCATATATTCATTGAATGTATACTCATTACACAATTAGGGTCTTGGGTAACCCATTCAGGAATTGCGTTCTTCTCGCAGCAACTGATCGGCAGGTGTAATATAATGCTGACACCATGAATAGTGTCTCAGATAGACTTCATGAGCAATCTGTGACACTGACATGAATTTGGCCTtccataataaaatataaattcaatAATCTGGGGATTTTAAAGGACTATTCAAATTGCATCAACCAGACTGCAAAAACTATAGTGCTGATCAAAGTTTTCTGTGTTGAAAAACACTATACTGGGGACACGAGCGGGGCGGTCACGACCGCCACCGGGGCGGCTGCGCCCACCGGCGGCGTGGCCACGCCCACCACTGCCACCGTGTAGCTCCGCCCCTGATCGGGAgacggtgtaaatgtgagtgtaaacgatgtgtgccctgcaatcggTTACAACCGGGGTGTCCTACCCGAAGTGAGCTGGGATACTGTACGTGCCAACTCAACCatgaccctaacgaggacacgcgctatagaaaatggatagatggacaatGTAAATGAAGAAATGACACACTTTATCACATCCCACTGTACTGTGCTTCAACAAAGTGGAACATAAAGTTCAGCAATGATATTGAAAAAGTTCATCATGTTTCTTTGCATCCCACCATACGAAGTGCCACAGGTGGCTGTGGTGCACGTGTCAAGCTGACAACTTGATGGCTGTGACGTTTACCTCAATTACCCAGCATGCAGCTGAGGCTAATTGTATGCAGATCTGAAAAGAAGAGATAGCTCTCTCTTTGCCCCCTGCATGAAGCAAGCACACGCCATGCGACAACCCAGGATTTATGTCTCTGATTTCAATATAGTAAACTTGGCTGTGCTGTATTATCTGCAGGCAAATTGGACCAAGATGACACATGTTGCTCTGTGCCGTTAAATTCTGATTTGAGGCTCCGTGCTGGGCCCTATGAAACACATTTGGGGCCCCCACCGCTTCATTGCCACTGAGAGGAGAGGAAATACTACATATTTCCTCGGGGACCCTGTCACCCATGGGCCCTTGAGAAAGGTCGTCACCTTTCATCCCCTTCAGCACTTCTGCTTGGAAAACATGtttgacatttatttgaatTCATTGCAATGCAATTCAGCTTCTTCGATCAACATATGGAAATGAATGGCCTTGGTAGTGAAACATGCAAATGCAAAAGACAGGCGACATACAGTTATTGTAATATGTCTCCATATCAGGGGTGTcatactcatttttgtcatgggccacattgtagttccGGTTTCCCTCAgggggccgttatgactgtgaaaacataaaaatgtttcatcgcctcatcaCATTATTACATAGACACCGGAAATTCACGGCGAACtgctttttaaatcagaagtcaaggataataatttgttactgtaaaaaggagtTCGGGagcaaaaatgcttgcaatatctcaacattatttattacatatgagaatttgcaa carries:
- the peli2 gene encoding E3 ubiquitin-protein ligase pellino homolog 2 is translated as MFSSSQEEHCAPSKDPVKYGELVVLGYNGSLPNGDRGRRKSRFALYKRTKANGVKPSAVHILNTPQDSKAVNSKGQHSISYTLSRNQTVVVEYSYDKDTDMFQIGRSTESPIDFVVTDTVAGGQEGEETPITQSTISRFACRVVCERNPPYTARIYAAGFDSSKNIFLGEKAAKWKNPDGHMDGLTTNGVLVMHPKGGFTEESKPGVWREISVCGDVYTLRETRSAQTPGKLVENESNVLLDGSLVDLCGATLLWRTAEGLFHTPTQKHLEALRQEINAARPQCPVGLNTLAFPSMQRSRALSCLEDKQPWVYLACGHVHGYHNWGHRSEQEPNTQRECPMCRVVGPYVPLWLGCEPAFYVDTGAPTHAFVPCGHVCSEKSVKYWSEIPLPHGTHAFHAACPFCATQLSLAQGCSKLIFQGPVD